One genomic window of Bactrocera dorsalis isolate Fly_Bdor chromosome 4, ASM2337382v1, whole genome shotgun sequence includes the following:
- the LOC105222186 gene encoding secretory carrier-associated membrane protein 1: MSGFDDPFGENPFADPAIQQATRVTTNIQNSLEEYNPFDSDDGKHKLQINSGNNAAVVQPLSQNAPPTAASTSIQITTEELQRRQEELDRKAAELDRREQQLQGNVPQLNNWPPLPDNFCVKPCFYQDFNLEIPPEFQKLVKHLYYTWMFYTMTMVLNIIGGLIILFYSGKITTFGLALFYAMLSTPASYICWFRPAYKAFRNDSSFNFMVFFFVYFFQTVLTVFQAVGLPDTGYCGFYIAISQFEGTASGIIVGLLLLCIAFCFATTAAANIMMITKIHSIYRSTGASMAKAQQEFATEFMRNQHIQQAASSAVNTAINSQINNSRY, encoded by the exons ATGTCTGGTTTTGACGACCCTTTTGGTGAAAATCCTTTTGCCGATCCTGCTATACAACAGGCAACAAGAGTAACAACtaatattcaaaattcattGGAAGAATATAACCCATTTGACTCGGATGACGGTAAACATAAGTTGCAGATAAACTCTGGTAATAATGCAGCAGTCGTCCAGCCTTTATCGCAAAACGCCCCTCCTACTGCTGCAAGTACGAGTATTCAAATAACTACTGAGGAATTGCag CGCCGTCAAGAGGAATTAGATCGAAAAGCGGCTGAATTAGATAGAAGAGAACAGCAGCTCCAAGGGAATGTTCCTCAACTGAATAATTGGCCGCCATTACCGGATAATTTTTGTGTGAAGCCATGTTTTTATCAGGATTTCAACTTGGAGATTCCGCCAGAGTTTCAGAAACTAGTAAAACACTTGTACTACACATGGATGT tttacaCCATGACTATGGTACTCAATATAATTGGTGGATTAATAATTCTATTTTACTCTGGGAAAATTACCACCTTTGGTTTAGCTTTATTTTACGCAATGCTTTCTACTCCTGCATCTTACATTTGTTG GTTTCGACCGGCTTATAAAGCTTTCCGAAATGATTCCAGCTTTAATTTcatggtatttttttttgtatatttttttcaaactgtgCTTACAGTTTTTCAAGCCGTCGGTCTTCCCGACACGGGGTATTGcggattttatattgctatttcGCAATTTGAAGGGACAGCATCGGGTATCATTGTAGGACTGCTTTTGCTTTGCATAGCTTTTTGTTTTGCAACAACCGCAGCTGCAAATATAATGATGATTACGAAG ATTCATTCAATTTACCGTAGCACTGGGGCCAGTATGGCTAAAGCGCAGCAAGAATTCGCAACAGAATTTATGAGAAATCAG